The Candidatus Phaeomarinobacter ectocarpi genome includes a region encoding these proteins:
- a CDS encoding thioesterase family protein, which produces MTNLVPLLRSSVQTWECDDMGHMNVQFYVAKANEGLSVLSHHLGHGPTVARQTSRVLLPREHHIRFHREQRPGAGLTLEGGITGRDGDTLKVYEELTNSASGVVSATINADVILVDAQTREPQPLPASMDAAIKAHTVDLPTHGQPRGLDMGPPVDAPTLAQADDMGMVYTWQGTVKPNQCNPHGYMNQQHFMGLVSDSIANLLSQTRGDDRSNDPNIGGAALEYRFVYRSWPKEGDILTLRSGLKHVGPKTYTWAHWMFDMETGKAVATAEAVAVTLDLVARKAIGIPDAMRAHLESQLVEGIGA; this is translated from the coding sequence ATGACCAATCTGGTGCCGCTGCTGCGCTCAAGTGTGCAGACATGGGAATGTGACGATATGGGGCACATGAACGTGCAGTTCTATGTGGCCAAGGCCAATGAGGGCCTGTCTGTGCTGTCGCATCACCTGGGGCATGGGCCGACAGTGGCGCGGCAGACCAGCCGCGTTCTGCTGCCGCGTGAACACCATATCCGGTTTCATCGTGAGCAGCGCCCCGGCGCCGGGCTGACACTCGAAGGTGGCATCACTGGACGTGATGGCGATACACTCAAAGTCTATGAAGAGCTGACCAATTCGGCATCGGGCGTTGTGTCGGCTACCATCAATGCGGATGTTATTCTCGTGGATGCGCAAACGCGCGAGCCACAACCTTTGCCGGCCAGCATGGATGCTGCCATCAAGGCTCACACGGTCGACCTGCCGACCCATGGTCAACCTCGCGGCCTGGACATGGGTCCTCCCGTAGACGCGCCGACGCTGGCGCAGGCAGACGACATGGGCATGGTCTATACATGGCAGGGCACGGTTAAACCCAACCAGTGCAACCCGCATGGCTACATGAACCAGCAGCATTTCATGGGTCTGGTCTCGGACTCCATTGCCAACCTGTTGTCACAGACCCGTGGGGATGATCGGTCCAACGATCCAAACATTGGCGGCGCTGCCCTTGAGTACCGCTTTGTCTATCGCAGCTGGCCCAAGGAAGGGGACATTCTCACCCTGCGCAGTGGCCTCAAACATGTGGGACCCAAGACCTACACCTGGGCGCACTGGATGTTTGATATGGAAACAGGCAAGGCAGTTGCCACGGCAGAAGCCGTTGCAGTGACGCTTGATCTGGTGGCCCGCAAAGCCATCGGTATTCCAGACGCCATGCGCGCACATCTTGAAAGCCAGCTGGTTGAGGGCATTGGCGCGTAG
- a CDS encoding thioesterase family protein, with translation MIESFLSAVAVAECDEMGHMNIQHYAAKAEAGARVLTVLNGGSESRHNIPLQMHLRFHKEMLTGDRVRVMSASTGSDQLVHSIENVGTGLVCATALSTYASGRAPEAPAANISEDAQPRSITQATPGALSLAEAKAQGLTRTHLSAIQEDDCLHDKMTIPAFLQRVSRSQAHLWSLVGFGRRQQAEAGLGTASLELRVTRLAPAPPGRALEIVTGFTPPTGKALHYKHVGFDAVTGACCFIAEGVGVMMDLSTRRAVKPPIPQTDFA, from the coding sequence ATGATTGAAAGCTTTTTGAGCGCCGTTGCCGTCGCGGAATGCGATGAGATGGGGCATATGAACATCCAGCACTATGCCGCCAAGGCAGAGGCGGGAGCTCGGGTGCTGACCGTGCTCAATGGCGGCAGCGAGAGCCGCCACAATATTCCTCTGCAGATGCATCTTCGATTTCACAAGGAGATGCTCACAGGTGACCGCGTACGGGTGATGTCCGCCTCCACCGGCAGTGATCAGCTGGTGCATAGCATTGAGAATGTCGGCACAGGTCTTGTCTGCGCGACCGCGCTGAGCACCTATGCCTCTGGCCGCGCGCCGGAGGCCCCCGCAGCTAACATCAGCGAAGATGCACAACCACGTTCGATCACGCAGGCAACGCCGGGTGCCCTCTCTCTGGCTGAAGCAAAGGCGCAGGGCCTGACGCGAACGCACTTGTCAGCCATCCAGGAAGACGACTGCCTGCATGACAAGATGACGATCCCGGCCTTTCTGCAACGGGTCTCTCGCTCACAGGCGCATCTGTGGTCGCTTGTGGGGTTTGGTCGCCGACAGCAGGCAGAGGCCGGCCTTGGCACAGCCTCACTGGAGCTGCGCGTGACGCGCCTGGCCCCTGCCCCGCCGGGCCGGGCTCTTGAGATTGTGACGGGCTTTACACCGCCGACAGGCAAGGCACTGCATTACAAGCATGTGGGCTTTGACGCTGTAACCGGCGCGTGCTGCTTCATTGCGGAGGGTGTCGGCGTGATGATGGATCTCTCCACGCGCCGTGCGGTCAAGCCGCCCATACCCCAAACAGATTTTGCTTAA
- a CDS encoding TetR/AcrR family transcriptional regulator yields MVDTDARVARDIRKAQGQESRAAHIRAAASELLDEVGISGLTMRAVAARAGYTAGAVYSYFASKEALLAAIALDALDQLAKAMRQEDETLSTQASICTQALDRVGPLLIAAHRGDVPEVTERALTGRIISILRQLDRGVGAGGARGDDASSQALDTIALWCGLVGLAQLSSSGRLASLEVEDIDVASALVARYS; encoded by the coding sequence ATGGTCGATACAGACGCACGGGTCGCGCGGGACATCCGCAAGGCGCAGGGGCAGGAATCGCGCGCCGCCCATATTCGCGCAGCGGCAAGCGAACTTCTGGACGAGGTTGGAATATCAGGTTTGACCATGCGCGCCGTGGCCGCCCGTGCCGGATACACTGCCGGCGCGGTTTACAGCTACTTCGCCTCAAAAGAAGCGCTGCTCGCCGCAATTGCCCTTGATGCGCTCGACCAGCTGGCAAAAGCGATGCGCCAGGAGGATGAGACGTTGAGCACCCAGGCATCCATCTGCACTCAGGCGCTTGACCGAGTGGGACCGCTCCTCATTGCCGCGCATCGCGGCGATGTGCCTGAAGTCACCGAGCGCGCGCTTACGGGACGTATTATTTCCATTCTTCGCCAGCTGGACCGCGGAGTTGGCGCCGGTGGCGCACGCGGCGATGACGCCAGCAGTCAGGCCCTGGACACGATTGCCCTTTGGTGCGGACTTGTGGGCCTTGCTCAGCTTTCCAGCAGTGGTCGCCTGGCATCCCTCGAAGTCGAGGACATAGATGTGGCGTCCGCCCTCGTCGCTCGCTACTCATGA